Within the Candidatus Poribacteria bacterium genome, the region TACATTTCTGAGAATCGCCAGAAGGACCAATGCAATCACCCAAGGCGCTGCAGTCTGTAAACTCGGTTCTGTTTCGTTGGCGAGAATGGCAGCAATAAGGTTTACGAGTCCTCGACTTGCCCAAAGTATACCGACAGGAATGCATCCGTATATGAGCGTAATGAATGCCTGTGCGATCGCGCCAAACGGACTGACGTGCCACGCGATGAAGCAAAAACGGCGGAGCGTTTGTATTGCCGATGGGCGGGATTCGGATGCTGTGTTGGATGTGTGTGAATTATCGGAAGCCATTTACGGGGATACCTCATTTGCCGCCTCACAATAACGTGGGGTCTATAAATGGATATTGTAGCACAAACTAAGCAATATTCAGAAATAAATTCCCGTTTTCCCAAGCCCGGTAGGTGTGGTTTGTAACTGCCCCGGGCATTGTTACGAAATTACCGTTTAATCTTCATCAAATACCGCCGAGGGAAAGTGAGGCATCTCTTGACATCAAATATCGGAACGGAAGAACTTCAGAAATGCCACGACTGTGAATGCCAGCGCGAAAAAACAGAGTAAGAGCACATCCACTGCCGAGCGACGCACTGTATCCGATAAAGAAGGCTCTGTCAGGGGTGGAGGTGGCGGGAGTTTCTCTGTTTCGGATTCAGAAGCCTCCATCCGACTCGTCAACTGCATAATCTGTGCCAGGGCATCGTCTGAAACTTGACTGAAATGCGAATCATCGAGTTGATCGTAGTATCTCTCACCCGTTTGAAAGTAGGTATCCCTTTTTAACTTGCCGGTTTGGGTGAGGTTCATCGCGAAATAGGTGAGTGAAGCGGTGGGCGCGATCCGGGAAAGCATCTCGCCAACCTGTTCTTGCCGATCCTTTTCGCGTTGATAGTCCCTATCAATCTTGTCCGCTCGATTCTGGAACGCCTGTCGAAACTCTTCCTCAATCGGTCCTCTAAGTTTATCCAACCGTTTTTGCGTCTCTGGATCGCTTAGGTCTATACCAAAAGAACTTCCACTACCGAAAGCCAGAGCCGTTTTTTGCCAAATCTTCTCGTCCTTATCCTTCGTCAGGTTATTGTGAAGTGCGCTTTTTTCCATATAAACAGCCTGCTGTGTCCGGGTGGGTGCGACA harbors:
- a CDS encoding ABC transporter permease subunit gives rise to the protein MTRNGVRQGSAGVSQASVAYALGNLDFLFIVGIVFSLLALLFTCDAIAGEKEAGTLRVNLSNPLPRDVFLWSKLIGGYIVFVVPFLVSFLLGLLILVGQGFPLGELNFALPVLGLTLVSLLYIAVFFAIGVAISTYLDNSKTALIIAFTFWVFAVLIAPRGAFVVAKLVAPTRTQQAVYMEKSALHNNLTKDKDEKIWQKTALAFGSGSSFGIDLSDPETQKRLDKLRGPIEEEFRQAFQNRADKIDRDYQREKDRQEQVGEMLSRIAPTASLTYFAMNLTQTGKLKRDTYFQTGERYYDQLDDSHFSQVSDDALAQIMQLTSRMEASESETEKLPPPPPLTEPSLSDTVRRSAVDVLLLCFFALAFTVVAFLKFFRSDI